One region of Daphnia pulicaria isolate SC F1-1A chromosome 7, SC_F0-13Bv2, whole genome shotgun sequence genomic DNA includes:
- the LOC124349999 gene encoding uncharacterized protein LOC124349999: protein MLLVRLVIIAALFVVGLQASIQEYKTVQFGHGNVGYRVVETVEPVREKRDTTTSNSTSTTSILECYQFTWPGVSENNTVPDCARIKKYVPCFTPFVFTNDTSSPEPDPAIVKDYCDTRGCKVTCPKTNTNSCIRYAYYSAGQAVNVTYFCGAVQDRTNDVPLKQGGFTDTKSGGLIVDVNYCQGNLCNSANPMQAPIFFMFALMAAIVLFR from the exons ATGCTTCTCGTACGGTTGGTGATCATCGCAGCCCTTTTTGTTGTGGGCTTACAAG CGTCTATTCAGGAATATAAAACAGTTCAGTTTGGTCACGGAAACGTCGGTTATCGAGTCGTTGAAACAGTCGAACCCGTTCGAGAGAAAAGGGATACTACGACTTCCAACAGTACAAGCACAACTTCCATTTTAGAATGCTACCAGTTCACCTGGCCGGGAGTATCGGAGAACAACACGGTGCCTGACTGTGCCAGGATCAAAAAATATGTCCCGTGCTTTACGCCCTTTGTTTTTACAA ACGACACCTCATCTCCCGAGCCCGATCCAGCTATTGTTAAGGACTACTGCGATACTAGAGGATGTAAGGTAACTTGTCCCAAGACTAATACCAACTCCTGCATTCGTTATGCTTACTATTCAG CCGGGCAAGCCGTCAACGTTACCTATTTCTGTGGAGCTGTCCAAGACAGGACGAACGACGTCCCCTTGAAACAAGGTGGTTTTACAGATACCAAGTCCGGTGGGTTAATTGTAGACGTAAATTACTGTCAAGGAAATCTGTGCAATTCCGCCAATCCTATGCAAGCCCCTatcttttttatgtttgcATTGATGGCAgccattgttttgtttcgatAA
- the LOC124349623 gene encoding Bardet-Biedl syndrome 1 protein-like isoform X1, whose amino-acid sequence MPKNQLWLDAFHSSSLNLKAECGVVLLAVDDLAKDGTNRLLALLVGYELSYLKILNGTDLQCEISLPEMAVALCTFSMDGSLPGIAVGAGSSLYIYKNFKPYYKYNIPNGGPTNTEQAEITQLAALSRSTPDVSSSSLLLVGTEHNSLLIIDPHTFNAISRIELPGVPTSIKCSGFYDVEAVILITTPDGGVYILRSNQKPMEAKPFMSPRSSIVEVAFNGVTIAVATSDRTIKHYTVQGQELRKIVVDDFILAITWIEMANQEISLLAVSLANGEVQFYRQDILIEKLRFNTGIISMTCGRFGREDGVLVMVSKDGDLIVKILNRGYKTNKPISTDLNATKAATSNSTKKKSLWPAKTKLFVDQTMREKEDPKKMYRQFQEGICRLHLRALQEWMNVSSNTVDKTDVGPLDSVPDEKRCVHLVAKLLGSGSRFMLHLLLQNISETVIDNLTVMLQVTEGKLSLERSCVKLAMLLPNTQNWIKISVRDPMSQGGQVIVIVTKNTEPDSESTVRGFLVSSAKIYISPTI is encoded by the exons ATGCCGAAAAATCAACTCTGGCTAGACGCTTTTCACAGTTCTTCACTAAATTTGAAAGCCGAATGTGGCGTAGTGCTACTAGCGGTGGACGATTTGGCCAAAGATGGAACCAATCGTCTTTTGGCCCTCTTGGTGGGCTACGAGCTCAGCTATCTCAAGATACTCAACGGAACCGACTTGCAGTGTGAAATCAGCTTGCCTGAAATGGCTGTCGCTCTCTGCACCTTCAGTATGGATGGATCACTTCCAG GTATTGCTGTCGGTGCTGGATCATCCTTGTACAtctacaaaaatttcaaaccttATTACAAATACAACATACCAAACGGTGGTCCCACTAATACCGAAcag GCTGAAATTACTCAACTAGCCGCCTTGTCACGCTCAACTCCGGacgtttcttcttcatcgcTACTGTTGGTAGGCACCGAACATAATTCCCTGCTGATAATCGATCCGCACACCTTCAACGCAATTAGCAGA ATTGAACTTCCGGGTGTACCCACTTCCATCAAATGCAGTGGGTTTTATGACGTGGAAGCTGTTATTTTGATCACTACCCCAGACGGAGGCGTCTACATATTGCGATCCAATCAAAAGCCCATGGAGGCCAAACCTTTTATGTCTCCAAGATCGTCAATAGTGGAAGTGGCTTTCAACGGCGTCACCATTGCCGTTGCAACTAGCGACCGTACGATTAAACATTACACTGTGCAG GGACAAGAATTGCGGAAAATCGTTGTCGACGATTTTATTTTGGCCATTACTTGGATTGAAATGGCAAATCAGGAAATTTCTTTGCTGGCCGTTTCACTAGCAAACGGAGAAGTTCAGTTCTACCGTCAAGACATCCTGATAGAAAAGTTGCGCTTTAACACGGGTATTATCTCGATGACGTGCGGACGATTTGGAAGAGAAGACGGTGTTCTAGTCATGGTATCAAAAG ATGGAGATCTCATCGTGAAAATTCTGAATCGCGGATACAAAACGAACAAACCGATTTCAACTGATTTAAATGCAACTAAGGCAGCAACATCTAATAGTACCAAGAAGAAATCCCTTTGGCCAGCCAAGACAAAATTGTTTGTCGATCAAACAatgagggaaaaagaagaccccaaaa AAATGTATCGCCAGTTTCAAGAAGGAATATGCCGGTTACATCTTCGAGCTCTACAAGAATGGATGAATGTGTCGTCGAATACCGTTGATAAAACGGATGTAGGACCGCTGGATTCGGTGCCGGACGAAAAACGCTGCGTCCATCTTGTAGCGAAATTACTGGGCTCTGGATCTAGGTTCATGTTACACCTTCTTCTGCAGAATATAAGCGAAACAGTTATCGACAACTTAACAGTTATGCTCCAAGTAACTGAAGGCAAACTGTCGTTGGAGCGCTCGTGCGTGAAACTGGCAATGCTGCTGCCCAACACTCAAAATTGGATCAAAATTAGTGTCCGCGACCCAATGAGCCAAGGCGGTCAAGTGATTGTGATTGTAACGAAAAACACGGAGCCGGATTCCGAATCAACTGTTCGCGGATTTTTAGTTTCTTCggcaaaaatttatatttctccAACAATATAA
- the LOC124349623 gene encoding Bardet-Biedl syndrome 1 protein-like isoform X2 translates to MPKNQLWLDAFHSSSLNLKAECGVVLLAVDDLAKDGTNRLLALLVGYELSYLKILNGTDLQCEISLPEMAVALCTFSMDGSLPGIAVGAGSSLYIYKNFKPYYKYNIPNGGPTNTEQAEITQLAALSRSTPDVSSSSLLLVGTEHNSLLIIDPHTFNAISRIELPGVPTSIKCSGFYDVEAVILITTPDGGVYILRSNQKPMEAKPFMSPRSSIVEVAFNGVTIAVATSDRTIKHYTVQGQELRKIVVDDFILAITWIEMANQEISLLAVSLANGEVQFYRQDILIEKLRFNTGIISMTCGRFGREDGVLVMMEISS, encoded by the exons ATGCCGAAAAATCAACTCTGGCTAGACGCTTTTCACAGTTCTTCACTAAATTTGAAAGCCGAATGTGGCGTAGTGCTACTAGCGGTGGACGATTTGGCCAAAGATGGAACCAATCGTCTTTTGGCCCTCTTGGTGGGCTACGAGCTCAGCTATCTCAAGATACTCAACGGAACCGACTTGCAGTGTGAAATCAGCTTGCCTGAAATGGCTGTCGCTCTCTGCACCTTCAGTATGGATGGATCACTTCCAG GTATTGCTGTCGGTGCTGGATCATCCTTGTACAtctacaaaaatttcaaaccttATTACAAATACAACATACCAAACGGTGGTCCCACTAATACCGAAcag GCTGAAATTACTCAACTAGCCGCCTTGTCACGCTCAACTCCGGacgtttcttcttcatcgcTACTGTTGGTAGGCACCGAACATAATTCCCTGCTGATAATCGATCCGCACACCTTCAACGCAATTAGCAGA ATTGAACTTCCGGGTGTACCCACTTCCATCAAATGCAGTGGGTTTTATGACGTGGAAGCTGTTATTTTGATCACTACCCCAGACGGAGGCGTCTACATATTGCGATCCAATCAAAAGCCCATGGAGGCCAAACCTTTTATGTCTCCAAGATCGTCAATAGTGGAAGTGGCTTTCAACGGCGTCACCATTGCCGTTGCAACTAGCGACCGTACGATTAAACATTACACTGTGCAG GGACAAGAATTGCGGAAAATCGTTGTCGACGATTTTATTTTGGCCATTACTTGGATTGAAATGGCAAATCAGGAAATTTCTTTGCTGGCCGTTTCACTAGCAAACGGAGAAGTTCAGTTCTACCGTCAAGACATCCTGATAGAAAAGTTGCGCTTTAACACGGGTATTATCTCGATGACGTGCGGACGATTTGGAAGAGAAGACGGTGTTCTAGTCATG ATGGAGATCTCATCGTGA